The proteins below are encoded in one region of Naumovozyma castellii chromosome 6, complete genome:
- the SSP1 gene encoding Ssp1p (ancestral locus Anc_5.54) codes for MQTSQETLPKAPPDRPLTHNAKEPTTGKIHNKFSWVRSSLSRKREIGQDKTRNISELFPFQGGVNVNNNNDDYNRILLSETENNNYISGESTRTFLSENNNDSSSQFQQFPDPPLLPNVMSATANSPDRFELATNVENKHFANCNDSNSSMVLTEDFLFPSTRLHFKDVTLNSLKKRLVAISQRKIETCKENKKFLGDLSYWGTHNISTEYDTARLVREVQELFNQDLIFEQNIVSALNKLIVALEFVAKRESELISERKILQSDIKKYQKSKDKRGEYNEETRFLLEKLHSTQNHFENIKVLYQKGISVTTRKLFKDLGVEYYDRASDLKEASSRFIINSLSTLENVNPEDFEQELDDLRRRRIYRVWQKLTPNDKINSRKLENIKTGVYDCNDSLLKDIYKKLPEEYTPIPPEPSGNQPVLKFPLNGFDETVSFLPSNTDNPITTKAFLSEPNEKYAIKENNEFDNLNVFVEGNFSRKLDSVSTEGTLRRTLKPTDQKKDNLNLSQTFDEAERMLIDNPFVEVSKDSIEK; via the coding sequence ATGCAAACATCCCAAGAAACCTTGCCAAAAGCCCCACCAGATAGACCACTAACACACAATGCCAAGGAACCAACCACAGGAAAAATTCACAATAAATTTTCCTGGGTAAGATCATCTCTCAGCAGAAAGAGGGAGATAGGACAAGATAAGACGCGTAATATATCTGAGCTATTTCCTTTCCAAGGTGGTGTAAATGtcaacaataataacgatGATTATAATAGAATTTTATTGAGTGAAACTGAAAACAATAATTATATTTCTGGTGAGAGTACAAGAACATTTTTATCAGAAAATAACAACGACAGTTCTTCCCAATTCCAACAGTTCCCAGATCCACCATTGCTGCCAAATGTAATGTCAGCAACTGCAAACTCTCCAGACCGTTTTGAATTGGCCACTAATGtggaaaataaacattttGCCAATTGTAATGATTCAAACTCAAGCATGGTCCTCACTGAAGACTTCCTTTTTCCCTCTACAAGACTCCATTTTAAAGATGTAACGTTGAATTCCCTAAAGAAAAGGTTGGTTGCCATTTcccaaagaaaaattgaaacttGTAAGGAAAATAAGAAGTTCTTAGGTGATTTATCATATTGGGGAACACATAATATTTCAACAGAATACGACACGGCAAGATTAGTGAGAGAAGTGcaagaattatttaatcAAGACCTGAtatttgaacaaaatattgtaaGTGCGttaaacaaattgattGTGGCTTTGGAATTTGTGGCAAAGAGAGAATCTGAATTAATAAGtgaaagaaagatattgCAATCTGAcattaagaaatatcaGAAAAGCAAAGATAAAAGAGGGgaatataatgaagaaacgAGATTTTTACTGGAGAAATTACATTCTACTCAAAaccattttgaaaatattaaagtcTTATATCAAAAGGGAATTTCCGTAACAACtagaaaattatttaaggATTTGGGAGTTGAATATTATGATAGGGCCTCTGACTTAAAAGAAGCATCCTCTagatttattatcaattctctttcaaCATTAGAAAATGTAAATCCAGAGGATTTTGAACAAGAGCTGGATGATTTAAGACGTAGAAGGATTTACAGAGTGTGGCAAAAACTAACACCAAACGATAAAATAAATTCCCGTAAactggaaaatattaaaaccGGAGTGTATGATTGCAATGACTCATTGTTAAAAGATATCTATAAGAAATTACCGGAGGAATATACACCAATACCACCTGAACCGAGTGGAAATCAACCAGtattaaaatttccatTGAATGGATTTGATGAAACCGtctcttttcttccttctAATACAGATAATCCCATAACAACAAAAGCATTCTTATCTGAGcccaatgaaaaatatgcaattaaggaaaataatgaatttgataatttgaacGTTTTTGTTGAAGGAAATTTTTCGAGGAAACTGGACAGTGTTTCGACAGAAGGGACTTTAAGAAGAACACTAAAACCAACAGATCAAAAAAAAGacaatttaaatttaagTCAAACATTCGATGAGGCAGAAAGGATGTTAATTGATAATCCTTTTGTTGAAGTATCAAAAGATTCTATAGAAAagtaa
- the GID8 gene encoding glucose-induced degradation complex subunit GID8 (ancestral locus Anc_2.396), which produces MSKAPPTNLYQKKSFSREEWNDIIANQTLQFNLSDRRSNTASTTSSASSIGSQRREPAIPRLLLNYFVSMAYLESSHMMTKELGIVNDDDKDEGLHFKNFDQLYKIGIRSKIIKLIKNGKVLDAMTVINENFGIEVMESEINQSGQEDSEDLHFKLLLLNLVEMIKEHQYHKTLLNNKTSDDNENEFIMKLIDYSKEKLAIKASTNKSHMDQLELVITLLLFPKDQVNIVTLPKPLQKLYSLSLRTKIAESVNKKLLSVIHVDICNQTKFPDLLNVNLHFNRSYYDDVFQIRPKTNTRTKRSQEQEKNQVILEPPMANDHLESSMELTGNENKEKMTNSNNEWINTNKKLRRKNTGFEGNLSQFQYEAKLTQLMKLWAWCENELHQNDIGVPRIEGNV; this is translated from the coding sequence ATGTCTAAGGCCCCTCCCACAAACCTCTACCAGAAGAAATCATTTTCCAGAGAGGAATGGAATGATATAATTGCAAACCAGACGTTACAGTTTAACTTGAGTGATAGGAGGTCCAATACTGCCTCCACCACATCATCTGCCTCATCTATTGGAAGCCAAAGAAGAGAACCAGCAATCCCCAGACTTCTTCTGAATTACTTTGTATCAATGGCTTATTTAGAATCGAGCCACATGATGACGAAGGAATTGGGTAttgttaatgatgatgataaggATGAAGGGTtacattttaaaaatttcgaTCAGTTATATAAGATCGGTATTCGatcaaaaattattaaattgattAAAAATGGGAAAGTTTTGGATGCTATGACTgtcattaatgaaaattttggcATAGAAGTGATGGAATCAGAAATTAATCAATCCGGCCAGGAAGACAGTGAAGATTTGCATTTCAAATTACTATTACTGAATCTTGTAGAAATGATTAAAGAGCATCAATATCACAAAACTTTGCTTAACAATAAGACTAGTGATGACAAcgaaaatgaatttataaTGAAGTTAATTGACTATTCAAAGGAGAAATTGGCTATAAAGGCATCCACAAATAAATCGCATATGGATCAGTTGGAATTGGTTATTAcactattattatttcccAAAGATCAAGTCAACATTGTAACTTTACCAAAGCCATTGCaaaaattatattcattGTCACTAAGGACCAAGATTGCAGAATCAgttaataaaaaattattaagtgTTATTCATGTAGATATCTGCAATCAAACAAAATTCCcagatttattaaatgttAATTTGCATTTCAATAGGAGTTATTATGATGATGTGTTTCAAATTAGACCCAAAACAAACACCAGAACAAAGAGAAGTCAAGAGCAAGAAAAGAATCAAGTAATATTAGAACCCCCAATGGCAAATGACCACTTAGAAAGTTCTATGGAATTAACTGGCAATGAAAACAAAGAGAAGATGActaattctaataatgaatggATAAACACAAACAAGAAActaagaagaaagaatacGGGATTTGAAGGTAATTTGTCACAATTCCAATATGAGGCTAAGTTAACCCAATTAATGAAACTATGGGCATGGtgtgaaaatgaattacaTCAAAACGATATTGGCGTTCCTCGAATAGAAGGAAACGTTTAA
- the GND1 gene encoding phosphogluconate dehydrogenase (decarboxylating) GND1 (ancestral locus Anc_5.55) — MSADFGLIGLAVMGQNLILNAADHGFTVCAYNRTVSKVEHFLANEAKGKSIVGATSIDDFLSKLKRPRKVMLLVKAGAPVDALINELVPRLEKGDIIIDGGNSHFPDTNRRYEELKQKGILFVGSGVSGGEDGARYGPSLMPGGAEEAWPHIKDIFQSISAKSDGEPCCDWVGPAGAGHYVKMVHNGIEYGDMQLICEAYDIMKRVGHFTDKEIGDVFETWNKGVLDSFLIEITRDILKFNDVDGKPLVEKIMDTAGQKGTGKWTAINALDLGIPVTLIGEAVFSRCLSALKSERIRASKTLLGPEVPKDLIKDKKQFVDDLEQALYASKIMSYAQGFMLIREAGKTYGWKLNNPAIALMWRGGCIIRSVFLGEITKAYREDPELENLLFNKFFSDAVTKAQTGWRKSIALATTYGIPTPAFSTALAFYDGYRSERLPANLLQAQRDYFGAHTFRVLPECASDNLPLDKDIHINWTGHGGNVSSSTYQA; from the coding sequence ATGTCCGCTGATTTTGGTTTAATCGGTTTGGCCGTCATGGGTCAAAACTTGATCTTAAATGCCGCAGACCACGGTTTCACCGTCTGTGCTTACAACAGAACTGTCTCCAAAGTGGAACATTTCCTAGCTAACGAAGCCAAGGGTAAGTCCATTGTTGGTGCTACTTCTATCGACGACTTTTTGTCTAAATTGAAGAGACCAAGAAAGGTTATGCTTCTTGTTAAGGCTGGTGCTCCAGTTGATGCTCTAATTAACGAATTGGTCCCACGTCTAGAAAAGGGTGATATTATCATCGATGGTGGTAACTCTCATTTCCCAGACACCAACAGACGTTACGAAGAATTGAAGCAAAAGGGTATCTTGTTTGTTGGTTCCGGTGTCTCTGGTGGTGAAGATGGTGCCCGTTACGGTCCATCTTTGATGCCAGGTGGTGCAGAAGAAGCTTGGCCACACATTAAGGATATTTTCCAATCCATCTCCGCTAAATCTGATGGTGAACCATGTTGTGACTGGGTCGGTCCAGCCGGTGCAGGTCATTACGTCAAAATGGTCCATAACGGTATTGAATACGGTGACATGCAATTGATTTGTGAAGCTTATGACATTATGAAGCGTGTCGGTCATTTCACTGATAAGGAAATTGGTGATGTTTTTGAAACCTGGAACAAGGGTGTCTTGGATTCTTTCCTAATTGAAATTACCAGAgatatcttgaaattcaatgacGTTGATGGTAAGCCATTGGTTGAAAAGATTATGGATACCGCTGGTCAAAAGGGTACTGGTAAGTGGACCGCTATTAATGCTCTAGATTTGGGTATTCCAGTCACTTTGATTGGTGAAGCTGTCTTCTCTCGTTGTCTATCTGCTTTGAAGTCTGAAAGAATTAGAGCTTCCAAGACTCTATTGGGTCCAGAAGTTCCAAAGGATTTGATTAAGGATAAGAAGCAATTTGTTGACGATTTGGAACAAGCCTTATACGCTTCCAAAATTATGTCCTACGCTCAAGGTTTCATGTTAATCCGTGAAGCTGGTAAGACTTATGGTTGGAAACTAAACAACCCAGCTATTGCCTTGATGTGGAGAGGTGGTTGTATTATTAGATCCGTCTTCTTGGGTGAAATTACCAAGGCTTACAGAGAAGATCCAGAACTAGAAAATCTATTATTCAACAAGTTCTTCTCCGATGCTGTCACTAAGGCTCAAACCGGTTGGAGAAAGTCCATTGCTTTGGCTACCACTTACGGTATCCCAACCCCAGCATTCTCCACTGCTTTGGCCTTCTACGATGGTTACAGATCTGAAAGATTACCAGCTAACTTGCTACAAGCTCAAAGAGATTACTTCGGTGCTCACACTTTCAGAGTCTTGCCAGAATGTGCCTCTGACAACTTGCCATTAGACAAGGATATCCACATTAACTGGACCGGTCACGGTGGTAAcgtttcttcttctacttACCAAGCTTAA
- the RGD3 gene encoding Rgd3p (ancestral locus Anc_5.56), with translation MGAESIRAKIQVQYTLRNTFWCKDYKSGIDIFLHEVQNVNEILLKEMETYSSFQTECWTPFLKSLNHLNDSVVVPSQGHNPLIFNLLTHFEDLDIEGDVIFNCTSPLRSLLSETGKYYRSANDDLNSEYENFIKAFIELKETLIDCEKKADTISCRLSLEQEPSHGEQGEVTICMGASEESRNLPIFNVSYPFELDEKLIFPDEGNFLQFLERLKRMVPVEKRIISIPGLANEGFQGKLVMNELKKMNARLDTSLFNLDRIGQLFLDLNIINEYSIGYLNALSRNTLMFNGEKYYTWNDSIFLQRAPQVVAVPSTSKKSYGELAENDIKKASRSVSDWIRKVSMPTGANDHQDLELTISQFTQLQKRLSQRYCKLEYSRVQLEKAIFQYSKKYCVITKEIEREINKSRRKFKEITSGLMRDSTISDGTSFKFKWQRQSNELLGFYARMNCIPLSKWVVIDDRSMIKKHFMFAHPINDDIMKTIKFIIQNLTNKGHGDLILQEDEGEDNLAKTIYQNWKNDIDLLRVANLRRELVHIFIDNGDKGNYSTLMELISNQNPSGAKYLISDWLGLLKLWLLELPNSILPPQCYGDIYSLDVSKEKIDTKWLMKVPSSNIRLLIEIWKHFQWLEKKLPDGISLVDLFYDNGDVPLYRYFLRDSKSNDPTEVTVLAPRVHYLFTNEKIIQDLERLLTERQDPESSEQASVSPKSRTRSIEELAPAPIILIDKADSQTRTPVMTMHSPDKKSLLDINDEDFVPKPFKTNSTPPSPQGKRLSGLNLLIATDD, from the coding sequence ATGGGTGCAGAATCAATTCGTGCTAAAATCCAAGTGCAATATACATTGAGAAACACATTTTGGTGCAAGGATTACAAGTCTGGGatagatatatttttacaTGAAGTGCAGAATGTTAATGAAATACTATTGAAGGAGATGGAAACGTATTCTAGTTTCCAAACTGAATGCTGGACTCCTTTTTTAAAATCTCTGAACCATTTGAATGATTCAGTGGTAGTACCATCACAGGGACATAATCCTTTGATTTTTAATCTATTGACacattttgaagatttggaTATTGAAGGAGATGTTATATTTAATTGTACCAGTCCTTTGAGGAGCCTGTTAAGTGAAACTGGTAAATATTACAGATCAGCCAACgatgatttgaattcaGAGTATGAGAACTTCATTAAAGCATTTATAGAACTGAAGGAAACTCTGATCGACTGTGAAAAAAAAGCAGATACTATTTCTTGTAGGTTAAGTCTAGAGCAAGAACCAAGTCATGGAGAGCAGGGTGAGGTTACTATTTGCATGGGTGCATCTGAAGAATCAAGGAATTTGCCTATATTCAATGTGAGTTATCCTTTCgaattggatgaaaagTTAATCTTTCCAGATGAGGGCAATTTCTTACAATTTCTAGAACGTTTAAAACGAATGGTTCCAGTtgagaaaagaataatatcCATTCCAGGTTTAGCTAATGAAGGATTTCAGGGGAAATTAGTAATGAATGaactgaaaaaaatgaatgcACGATTGGACAcatctttatttaatttgGATCGAATAGGGCAACTATTTCTTGACCTTAACATTATCAATGAATATTCCATTGGATACCTGAATGCATTATCTAGAAATACATTAATGTTTAACGgtgaaaaatattatacTTGGAATGATTCAATTTTCCTTCAGAGAGCTCCACAAGTTGTTGCAGTCCCCTCTACGAGTAAGAAATCTTACGGTGAACTAGCAGAGAATGACATTAAAAAGGCTTCCAGATCCGTTTCTGATTGGATAAGAAAGGTAAGCATGCCAACAGGTGCTAATGATCATCAAGATCTGGAGCTAACAATAAGTCAATTTACTCAATTACAGAAAAGGCTTTCACAAAGATATTGCAAGTTGGAATATTCTCGAgttcaattggaaaaggcgattttccaatattccaagaaatattGTGTGATaacaaaggaaattgaGCGAGAGATTAACAAGAGCAGACggaaattcaaagaaataacCAGTGGTTTAATGAGAGATAGTACTATTTCTGATGGTACATCgtttaaatttaaatggCAAAGGCAATCCAATGAACTCTTAGGTTTTTATGCTAGGATGAATTGTATCCCATTGAGTAAATGGGTGGTAATTGATGATAGATCCATGATTAAGAAGCACTTTATGTTTGCCCATCCCATAAATGATGACATCATGAAAActattaaatttattattcaaaatttaacCAACAAAGGTCATGGAGACTTGATTTTACAAGAGGATGAAGGCGAAGACAATTTAGCCAAGacaatttatcaaaattggaaaaatgatattgatttacTTCGTGTGGCCAATCTACGAAGAGAGCTTGTCCACATATTTATAGATAATGGGGATAAGGGGAATTATTCCACGCTAATGGAATTAATATCAAACCAGAATCCAAGTGGTGcgaaatatttgattagTGATTGGCTTGGATTATTAAAGTTATGGTTATTAGAATTGCCAAACAGCATCCTGCCCCCTCAATGTTACGGAGACATATATTCCCTTGATGTaagcaaagaaaagattgataCTAAATGGTTAATGAAGGTCCCTTCGAGCAACATTAGATTATTGATTGAAATATGGAAACACTTTCAATGgttggaaaagaaattgccTGATGGAATTAGTTTAGTTGATTTATTCTATGACAATGGAGATGTGCCATTATATCGATACTTTTTGCGAGATTCGAAATCCAACGATCCGACTGAGGTTACAGTTCTAGCACCCAGAGTGCATTATCTATTTACCAACGAAAAAATCATACAAGATTTGGAACGTCTCCTAACAGAACGACAGGATCCTGAGTCATCTGAACAAGCTAGTGTGTCACCAAAGAGCCGTACTCGTTCGATTGAAGAGTTGGCGCCGGCACCAATAATACTAATCGACAAGGCGGACTCACAGACAAGAACACCCGTTATGACGATGCACTCGCCGGATAAGAAGAGTCTACTGGATATCAATGATGAGGACTTTGTTCCCAAACCGTTCAAGACCAACTCCACGCCTCCATCGCCTCAGGGCAAGAGACTAAGTGGATTGAATCTCCTAATTGCAACAGACGACTGA